The proteins below come from a single Megalops cyprinoides isolate fMegCyp1 chromosome 5, fMegCyp1.pri, whole genome shotgun sequence genomic window:
- the clic3 gene encoding chloride intracellular channel protein 3: MAEAPKIELFIKASDDGESVGNCPFCQRLFMILWLKGVNFTLTTVDMKRAPEVLKDLAPGSQPPFLIFNDEVRTDTNKIEEFLEEALAPPQYPKLCCRYKESNGAGDDIFHKFSAYIKNPNPGLNDMLEKKFLKSLMKLDQYLLTPLPHELDKNPDLNQSTRQYLDGDSLTLADCNLLPKLNIVKVVCRKYRDFEIPAALTGLTRYLEHAYRQEEFRHTCPKDSEILLAYHSVAKYLNR, from the exons ATGGCTGAAGCTCCAAAGATTGAGCTCTTCATCAAG gCGAGTGATGATGGAGAGAGTGTGGGGAACTGTCCGTTCTGCCAGCGACTCTTCATGATCCTCTGGCTGAAGGGGGTTAACTTCACCCTCACCACTGTCGACATGAAAAG GGCTCCAGAGGTGCTGAAGGACCTGGCCCCAGGCTCCCAGCCGCCCTTCCTCATCTTTAATGATGAGGTGCGCACTGACACCAACAAGATCGAGGAGTTTCTTGAGGAGGCTCTGGCGCCCCCACA GTACCCCAAGCTGTGCTGTCGCTATAAGGAGTCCAACGGTGCAGGAGATGACATCTTTCACAAGTTCTCAGCCTACATCAAGAACCCCAACCCTGGGCTCAATGACA TGCTGGAGAAGAAGTTCCTTAAGAGCCTCATGAAGCTGGATCAGTACCTGCTTACTCCCCTCCCACACGAGCTGGACAAGAACCCGGACCTGAACCAGTCAACTCGACAGTATCTGGATGGAGACTCCCTGACCCTCGCAGACTGCAACCTTCTGCCCAAGCTCAACATTGTCAAG GTTGTGTGTAGGAAGTACCGGGACTTTGAGATCCCTGCGGCTCTGACGGGGCTAACCCGGTACCTGGAGCACGCCTACCGCCAAGAAGAGTTCCGCCACACCTGTCCCAAAGACTCCGAAATCCTGCTTGCCTATCACTCTGTGGCCAAATACCTCAACAGATAA